AATGAAATGATAAATAATTTTATTAAACCAGGTTTAGAAGACCTCGCTGTTTCCCGCACTACATTCGATTGGGGAGTAAAGGTACCTGGAGATCCGAAACATGTCATATATGTTTGGATTGATGCGTTATCTAACTATATTACGTCTCTAGGATATGGAACAGATAATGATTCAAAATATAAAAACTACTGGCCTGCTAACGTCCACTTAGTAGGAAAAGAAATTGTCCGCTTTCATACAATTTATTGGCCTATAATGCTGATGGCATTGGATTTACCTTTACCAAAAAAAGTATTTGCACATGGATGGTTGTTAATGAAAGATGGGAAAATGTCCAAATCTAAAGGGAATGTTGTAGATCCTGTTACATTAATTGACCGATATGGATTAGATAGTCTTCGTTATTATCTTCTTCGTGAAGTAGCTTTTGGTTCAGATGGGGTTTTTACTCCTGAAGGTTTTGTTGAAAGAGTGAATTTTGATTTAGCTAATGATTTAGGCAACTTATTAAATCGTACAATTGCTATGATTAATAAGTATTTTCAAGGAGAAATTCCATTATACGAAGGACCTAAAGGTGAATTTGATCAACAATTACAACAAGTCAATCACCAAACCGTTGTTCAGTATGAAGAGGCAATGGAAAAGATGGAGTTTTCAGTTGCTTTAACAGCTGTTTGGCAGCTTATAAGTAGGACAAATAAATACATTGATGAAACTCAACCGTGGGTCTTAGCGAAAAATGAGGAACAAAAAGAAATACTAGGAAATGTGATGGTCCACTTAGCTGAATCACTTCGAAGAGTTGCAGTGTTATTAACGCCGTTTCTTACTCAAGCACCAGTTGAAATTTTTAAACAACTCAATATAGTAGACGAAGGTTTAAAAACATGGGATTCCTTGGATGGTTTCGGAAAGATACCTTTAGGAACTAAAATAGTGAAAAAGGGTCAACCTATTTTTCCGAGACTGGAAGTAGACGCTGAGGTTCAATACATTAAGGAACAAATGAAAGGTGAAGAAGTAATACAGCAGCCTGAAATTAAAGAAGATAAACCTGAAACAGAAGAAATTACAATAGATGATTTTATGAAGGTCGATCTTCGAGTAGCGGAAGTTCTACATGCAGAACCAGTAAAGAAAGCTAATAAATTATTAAAGATTCAATTAGACTTAGGATATGAAAAACGTCAAGTGATTTCAGGTATTGCAAAACATTATAAACCAGAAGATTTAATTGGTAAGCAAGTTATTTGTGTAACGAATTTAAAGCCTGTTAAGCTCCGAGGTGAATTATCAGAGGGAATGATTTTAGCAGGAAGTAATGATGGTGAATTAGCGTTAGCTACAGCAGACCTTCAGTTACCGAATGGTTCACAAATTAAATAAAGATGAAATAGAAAGGGTTTCACGTGAAACATTTTTCGACGTGAAACTCTTTTTTATATGGTATTCTATTTTTTCTATCAATTGAAGTCGAATAGTGAAGAATACTTACAAAGAATGAAAAGATTACCTGTTTTGTATAAATTTTATGTAGTTTAGTAAGACAATGGTAACATGAATTTGTAAATAAATTGTTACACCCATGAGATGCATGTCATATGGAAATAGATTAAACTAATTACAATCAAAAGGAGTATTGATTATGTTATTTGATACACATGTCCACCTAAATGCAGATCAATTTAATGAAGATTTGGAGGAAGTGATTCAAAGAGCAAATGAAGCAGGCGTAGAAAAAATGGTTGTTGTTGGATTTGACCGCCCTACGATTGAAAAAGCAATGGAGCTAATTGAAACCTACTCTCACATCTATGCAAGTATAGGCTGGCATCCTGTTGATGCAATTGATATGAAGGACGAAGATCTAATTTGGATTAAAGAACTTACTAATCATCCTAAAGTAGTAGCTATCGGGGAGATGGGTCTTGATTATCATTGGGATAAATCTCCAGTTGAAATTCAAAAAGAAGTTTTTCGCAAGCAAATTAGACTGGCGAAAGAAGTGAAATTACCCATTATTATTCATAACCGTGAAGCAACACAGGATGTAGTTGAGATTTTAAAGGAAGAAGGAGCTTCAGAAGTGGGAGGGATTATGCATTCGTTTAGTGGTAGCACAGAAATTGCCAAACAATGCATTGAAATGAATTTTTTCATCTCTCTTGGGGGACCTGTTACATTTAAAAACGCAAAAAAACCGAAAGAAATAGCTAGGGATATTCCTCTAGATTCTTTATTAATTGAAACTGACTGCCCTTATTTAACACCTCACCCTTATAGAGGGAAAAGAAATGAGCCGGCCTATGTGAAGCTTGTTGTAGAAGAAATTGCAAAACAAAAAGGGCTTACTTTCGATGAGGTGGCTCGTACTACAACAGAAAATGCTATAAAATTATTCGCTATAAAATGATAATAGAATTTGTCAATTATTGTTAAAGTTTGTCCTATCTATTTTGTTTTCTGTAAAGTTCTACATGGTTTATTGCTAATTTATGAGGGTTATGTCGATAGATTAAACTTTGCAAGCTATGAAAAATTATGCATAATAGGAGATACTTTCCTTTGAAAGTGAACGCATTTGACATCCGATCGATATGTCCTATATAATTCACTCCAGAAAAGGAGGCAATTTTCATGAATGTAGACAGCATGAAAAACCTGTTTTTAAAGTCTAAGAGTAATAAGAATTGGTTTATTGCCATTTCTAGTTTTGTTTTATTTGCAGCAGTTTACGGGTTTTTAATCTTTCAAAGCTCTAAACACACCATTGCGATAACAATAGATGGCGACAAAAAAGAAGTCGTTACAAATGCAGATACGATTGAGGAACTGCTAAAAGAATTAAAAGTAGAGCATGACTCTAAAGACTATGTGTACCCTGCCCTTGATAAAGAATTAACCAACAATATGAAGGTTATTTGGATGCCGGCAAAACAGGTTGAAATTGTACTTGGAAATGAAAGTAATATGGTATGGACTACTGCTACAACAGTTGAGCAGTTATTAGAAGATGAAGCGATAGAATTAAGTCAGTTTGACCAAGTAAGCCCAGCATTAACTGATTCTATTGTCAAAAATACTAAGGTAGTAGTCGAACCTGCTTTTTCACTAACCTTGATAGATGGAGGAGTGGAACAAGAGGTTTTAACAACGTCCATTACGGTTGCAAACTTTTTAAAGCAACATAAAATTACAATAGGTAATTTAGACAGAGTTAAGCCTAGTTTAGAAGCAGTAATAAAACCTGAAGATATAATTAATATAATTCGAGTTGAAGAAGCCACCGAAGAGGTGGAAGAGTTGTTAGACTATACCGTTGTGACACGAAAAGACTCTTCTTTGACGAAAGGAACGGAAAAAGTTTTACAAGAAGGACAAAAAGGAACGGTTTCTAAAACTTACGACATTGTAAGGGAAAATGGAAAAGAAGTTTCTCGTACACTTGTAAAAGAAGATATCATTACAGAGAGTGTCGATAAAATTGTCGCTGTTGGATCAAAAACCATAACGGCGCAAGCATCACGTGGGTCTTCGGAAGCTGGAGAAGAATTTTATGTAAGTTCAACAGCTTATACAGCCTCTTGTAATGGATGTTCTGGTAGGACGGCAACTGGAATTAATCTTTATGAAAACCCAGGTATGAAAATCATTGCTGTGGACCCAAGTGTTATTCCATTGGGAACAAGAGTATACGTAGACGGCTATGGCTACGCCTTAGCAGCAGATACGGGTTCAGCTATTAAAGGGAATAAAATTGATGTTTTTGTAGCATCAAAGGAAGAAGCTTATCGGTGGGGAAGAAGACAGGTAAAAATAAAAATCCTAGATTAATATATTAAGTGAGAAACAGGAGGAGTTCCTCCTGTTTTTTCTTTTACAGAGTATATAGATAAGGTAAGATATACATACTAACTTATTCAATTAATTAGACGAGAGATTATGGAAAAAAGTTTAAATATTGTGGAGGAGTTATGAAAATAAAAGAAATTATAGTTGTAGAAGGTAGAGATGACACGGTGGCTATTCAACGTGCTGTTGATGCAGATACAATCGAAACAAATGGCTCAGCAATCAATGCTGTTACAATTGAAAAAATAAAACATGCTCAAGAAAAAAGAGGAGTTATTATATTAACGGACCCTGATTATCCTGGAGAAAAAATTCGACGGAGAGTTGAGCAAGAAGTTAAGGGATGTAAACATGCTTTTATAAAAAAACAAGATGCAATGGCTAAATCGGGGAAAGGGATTGGTGTTGAACATGCTACTCCAGATGTAATCCGATTAGCTTTAAAAGACGCCTATATGATGCAGGAAGAAGTGGAAGAACTTATTAGTCAAGAAGACCTTATGACAGCAGGCTTAATTG
This genomic stretch from Bacillus spongiae harbors:
- the metG gene encoding methionine--tRNA ligase; the protein is MKEKLNTFYITTPIYYPSGNLHIGHAYTTVAGDAMARYKRMRGFDVMYLTGTDEHGQKIQRKAEEKGITPQEYVDEIVDGIQDLWKKLDISYDDFIRTTQPRHKVVVEKIFKQLLDQGDIYLDEYEGWYCTPCESFFTERQLVDGKCPDCGRDVEKVKEESYFFKMSKYVDRLLTFYNENPEFIQPESRKNEMINNFIKPGLEDLAVSRTTFDWGVKVPGDPKHVIYVWIDALSNYITSLGYGTDNDSKYKNYWPANVHLVGKEIVRFHTIYWPIMLMALDLPLPKKVFAHGWLLMKDGKMSKSKGNVVDPVTLIDRYGLDSLRYYLLREVAFGSDGVFTPEGFVERVNFDLANDLGNLLNRTIAMINKYFQGEIPLYEGPKGEFDQQLQQVNHQTVVQYEEAMEKMEFSVALTAVWQLISRTNKYIDETQPWVLAKNEEQKEILGNVMVHLAESLRRVAVLLTPFLTQAPVEIFKQLNIVDEGLKTWDSLDGFGKIPLGTKIVKKGQPIFPRLEVDAEVQYIKEQMKGEEVIQQPEIKEDKPETEEITIDDFMKVDLRVAEVLHAEPVKKANKLLKIQLDLGYEKRQVISGIAKHYKPEDLIGKQVICVTNLKPVKLRGELSEGMILAGSNDGELALATADLQLPNGSQIK
- a CDS encoding TatD family hydrolase, whose translation is MLFDTHVHLNADQFNEDLEEVIQRANEAGVEKMVVVGFDRPTIEKAMELIETYSHIYASIGWHPVDAIDMKDEDLIWIKELTNHPKVVAIGEMGLDYHWDKSPVEIQKEVFRKQIRLAKEVKLPIIIHNREATQDVVEILKEEGASEVGGIMHSFSGSTEIAKQCIEMNFFISLGGPVTFKNAKKPKEIARDIPLDSLLIETDCPYLTPHPYRGKRNEPAYVKLVVEEIAKQKGLTFDEVARTTTENAIKLFAIK
- a CDS encoding ubiquitin-like domain-containing protein; the protein is MNVDSMKNLFLKSKSNKNWFIAISSFVLFAAVYGFLIFQSSKHTIAITIDGDKKEVVTNADTIEELLKELKVEHDSKDYVYPALDKELTNNMKVIWMPAKQVEIVLGNESNMVWTTATTVEQLLEDEAIELSQFDQVSPALTDSIVKNTKVVVEPAFSLTLIDGGVEQEVLTTSITVANFLKQHKITIGNLDRVKPSLEAVIKPEDIINIIRVEEATEEVEELLDYTVVTRKDSSLTKGTEKVLQEGQKGTVSKTYDIVRENGKEVSRTLVKEDIITESVDKIVAVGSKTITAQASRGSSEAGEEFYVSSTAYTASCNGCSGRTATGINLYENPGMKIIAVDPSVIPLGTRVYVDGYGYALAADTGSAIKGNKIDVFVASKEEAYRWGRRQVKIKILD
- the rnmV gene encoding ribonuclease M5, which codes for MKIKEIIVVEGRDDTVAIQRAVDADTIETNGSAINAVTIEKIKHAQEKRGVIILTDPDYPGEKIRRRVEQEVKGCKHAFIKKQDAMAKSGKGIGVEHATPDVIRLALKDAYMMQEEVEELISQEDLMTAGLIAGPSAKERRTQLGQKLKIGYTNGKQLYNRLKVFQITKQEFVTALQEVLEEESHA